Genomic window (Rathayibacter sp. VKM Ac-2760):
GTTCGCGGCGACGCTGGCCTTGAGCCAGTCGTCGAGACGGCCGCCCATGATCGTGACGACCGAGCCGAACTCGCGCTCCGGCTCCCCATCTGCAGCGCGGCGGTCGAGCCCGCGCTCGATGGCCTCGGCGACGGCCACGGCCTGCGCGACGGTGAAGGAGACCGTCGCGTTGATGCTGACGCCGCGGTACGTGGCCTCCTCGATCGCCTGGATGCCCTTCGCGGTCGCCGGGATCTTCACGATGATGTTCTCGGCGAGGTTCGAGAAGTGGACCGCCTGCTCCACCAGCGCGTCGACGTCGCGGTGCAGGCGCGGATCGGTCTGCACGGAGAGGCGGCCGTTGCGCCCGCCGCTCTCGCGGAAGGCGGGCAGCAGGAGCGAGGCGGCCTGCACCGAGAGCTCCTCGATCGCGAGCCAGCCCAGCTCGCTCTCGCCCGCGGTCGGGTGCTCGAGGGCGAGCTCGGCGAGGCGCGGGCCCCAGATGTCGAGGTTGCGCTGGATCGTCGTGAAGGCGATGACCGGGTTGCAGGTCGCGCCGACCGCGCCGAAGGTGAGCGAGCGGGCGAGCTCGATCGGGTCGGCCGAGTCGTTCCAGAGGCTCGTCGGGCTGCCCTCCGCGGCGGTGCGCAGGGGGAGAGTGGTCGTCGTCGCGGTCTCGCTCAAGGTCTTCTCCGATGAAGGTTCGGCGCACTGCGCCTGCGTGTGCTGGACGCATCCACCTTACCTCAGGACGTCAGATTGTCCGAACATTTGTGAACGTGCCTGACAAAGGTCCTCGGTGTAAGGACTACTATTGACAGGACAAGCTGCCCACGAGGGGACCCGTTATGGCTCAGGCCGAGCAGACACTGCCCATGGAGCTGTTCCTGCGGCTCGACCGATCGAGCCCGATGCCGCTCTACCACCAGATCGCGACGCTGCTCGAGAGCGCGATCCTCGATGAGACGCTGCCTGCAGGGGCGCGCCTCGAGAACGAGGTGGCACTGGGAGC
Coding sequences:
- a CDS encoding transaldolase family protein gives rise to the protein MSETATTTTLPLRTAAEGSPTSLWNDSADPIELARSLTFGAVGATCNPVIAFTTIQRNLDIWGPRLAELALEHPTAGESELGWLAIEELSVQAASLLLPAFRESGGRNGRLSVQTDPRLHRDVDALVEQAVHFSNLAENIIVKIPATAKGIQAIEEATYRGVSINATVSFTVAQAVAVAEAIERGLDRRAADGEPEREFGSVVTIMGGRLDDWLKASVAANRILVDPGVLEWAGVAALKEAYRIFQERGYRSRVLSAAFRNHLQWSELVGGDLVVSPPFEWQVLINENELPVDLHRIDVPVAPEILDTLLERVPEFHRAYFEDGMTIDEFDDFGAVRRTLRQFLEANAKLDALVRDVLLPAI